In a single window of the Labrus mixtus chromosome 20, fLabMix1.1, whole genome shotgun sequence genome:
- the napsa gene encoding napsin-A: MTPREVLCILAVLLVTQTAAIIRVPLHKTRSLRRLMNDNGKTVEELLTLAKSTGAPNSLPSPQLPVERLTNFMDAQYYGVISIGTPPQDFTVLFDTGSSNLWVPSIHCSFLDVACWLHHRYNSKKSSTYVKNGTLFSIRYGRGSLSGFISEDTVSVAGLPIPKQQFGEALKQPGITFAVARFDGLLGMGYPSISVANVTPVFDTAMAAKLLPQNIFSFYISRDTTSAVGGELMLGGTDPQYYTGDLHYINVTRKAYWQIKMNAVEVGNQLTLCKAGCQAIVDTGTSLMVGPVEEIRALNKAIGALPLLMGEYLIDCKRIPTLPVISFNIGGKMFNLTGDDYVMKESQMGSSICLSGFMAMDIPPPAGPLWILGDVFIGKYYTVFDRNADRVGFAPAK, encoded by the exons AGTCCCGCTCCATAAAACCAGAAGCCTGCGTCGCCTGATGAATGACAATGGGAAGACTGTGGAGGAACTTCTGACTTTAGCAAAGAGCACCGGAGCGCCGAACAGCCTGCCCTCCCCACAATTGCCCGTAGAGAGGCTGACCAACTTCATGGAT GCCCAGTACTATGGGGTGATCAGCATCGGGACCCCTCCTCAGGACTTCACTGTGCTCTTTGACACTGGCTCCTCCAACCTCTGGGTCCCCTCCATTCACTGCTCTTTTCTTGATGTGGCCTGCT GGCTCCATCATCGCTACAACTCCAAGAAGTCGAGCACATACGTCAAGAACGGCACATTATTCTCTATCCGGTACGGCAGAGGCAGCTTGTCTGGCTTCATCAGTGAGGACACTGTCTCT GTTGCAGGTCTGCCCATTCCTAAACAACAGTTTGGTGAAGCGTTGAAGCAGCCTGGCATCACATTTGCAGTGGCACGGTTTGACGGGTTGTTGGGCATGGGGTACCCATCAATATCAGTGGCAAATGTTACCCCGGTGTTTGACACAGCCATGGCTGCCAAGCTGCTTCCCCAGAACATCTTCTCTTTTTACATAAGCAG AGACACGACTTCAGCGGTAGGAGGGGAGCTGATGCTGGGCGGGACAGACCCCCAGTACTACACTGGAGACCTACACTATATCAACGTGACAAGAAAAGCATACTGGCAGATCAAGATGAACGC AGTTGAAGTTGGCAACCAGCTGACTCTCTGCAAAGCCGGTTGCCAGGCGATTGTTGATACGGGAACCTCCCTGATGGTCGGACCCGTGGAGGAAATCAGAGCGCTGAACAAAGCCATCGGAGCTCTGCCCCTGCTGATGGGAGAG tACCTAATTGATTGTAAGAGGATCCCAACACTCCCCGTCATCTCCTTCAACATCGGAGGGAAGATGTTCAACCTGACTGGAGACGATTATGTCATGAAG GAGTCTCAGATGGGGTCGTCAATCTGTCTGTCGGGCTTCATGGCGATGGATATCCCCCCTCCGGCCGGACCCCTGTGGATTCTTGGCGACGTGTTCATCGGAAAGTACTACACTGTGTTCGACAGGAATGCTGACCGCGTGGGGTTCGCCCCTGCCAAGTAG
- the mief1 gene encoding mitochondrial dynamics protein MID51, with the protein MAGVNGDRKGKKDDNGIGTAIDFMLSNAKLVLGVGGAAMLGIATLAVKRMYDRAISAPTSPTKMEQTGQRSWEEPAWMGSSPRVLNQNMKSTVSRSMHSLPTSSHAFEPDCLRRAVGRAAVGGSGATQSDLLRARMRLSLQEHLWGFYQTNVNIPAEEQATARRAALDICAELRVFLHAKLPDMPLREMYLSGSLYDDLQVVTADHAQLMVPLILEKNLWSSIPGEDTIMNVPGFWLVRRENLEYFPRNSSYWDRCMVGGYLSPKSVLEVFDKLVAGSINWPAIGSVLDYIIRPVVPSETLTLEVQYEKNRKLYVDFLPLLVMEDGTSLIAKPHRLAAERHENLWRQSFRVAETARLRALDQEDGGCRCACLKVAKAVCKLNPALNTLNASQLTNAILLLCEKEGDWTQEALADRFLQLLRSLVGHLEAGRLPCVLSPKVNLFCELTEQEVDELGYTLYCALSDPEGLLRTAAAEPEHP; encoded by the exons ATGGCAGGGGTGAATGGAGACCGTAAAGGGAAGAAAGATGACAATGGGATCGGCACAGCAATCGACTTCATGCTCTCCAATGCCAAGCTTGTGCTGGGTGTGGGCGGCGCAGCCATGCTTGGCATTGCAACCTTGGCTGtgaaaaga ATGTATGACCGTGCCATAAGTGCACCCACCAGCCCCACCAAGATGGAGCAGACGGGACAGAGAAGCTGGGAAGAGCCTGCCTGGATGGGTTCATCACCACGGGTACTCAACCAAAACATGAAGTCCACAGTCAGCAGGTCCATGCACTCTCTGCCCACTTCCTCCCATGCTTTTGAACCAG ACTGCCTGCGCAGGGCTGTGGGTCGAGCTGCTGTGGGAGGAAGTGGTGCCACTCAGTCGGACCTGCTGCGGGCCCGGAtgcgtctgtccctgcaggaaCACCTGTGGGGGTTTTACCAAACTAATGTCAACATCCCTGCGGAGGAGCAGGCGACGGCCAGGCGCGCGGCACTGGACATCTGTGCTGAACTCAGAGTGTTCCTTCATGCCAAACTACCTGACATGCCGCTCAGAGAGATGTATCTGAGTGGCAGTCTGTATGACGACCTGCAG GTGGTGACAGCGGACCACGCTCAGCTCATGGTGCCTCTTATCCTGGAGAAGAACCTTTGGTCTTCCATCCCAGGTGAGGACACCATCATGAACGTCCCGGGTTTCTGGCTCGTCCGCAGAGAGAATTTGGAGTATTTTCCTCGCAACAGCAGCTACTGGGACCGCTGCATGGTTGGAGGTTACCTCTCGCCTAAATCTGTCCTTGAAGTCTTTGACAAACTTGTAGCTGGCTCCATAAACTGGCCGGCTATAGGGAGCGTCCTCGACTACATCATCCGTCCCGTGGTCCCCTCAGAGACACTGACCCTGGAGGTGCAGTACGAGAAGAACCGGAAGCTGTATGTGGACTTCTTGCCGTTACTCGTGATGGAGGACGGGACCTCGCTGATCGCGAAACCACATCGGCTCGCAGCGGAGCGCCACGAGAACCTGTGGCGGCAGAGCTTCCGAGTGGCTGAGACGGCACGCCTCAGGGCGCTGGACCAGGAGGACGGAGGCTGCCGCTGCGCCTGCCTGAAGGTGGCGAAGGCCGTGTGCAAGCTCAACCCTGCCCTCAACACGCTCAATGCAAGCCAGCTCACCAACGCCATCTTGTTGCTGTGCGAAAAAGAAGGCGACTGGACGCAGGAAGCGCTGGCGGACCGCTTCCTTCAGCTGCTACGCTCACTAGTGGGACACCTTGAGGCTGGGAGGCTGCCATGTGTCCTCAGCCCTAAAGTGAACTTGTTCTGTGAGCTGACTGAACAGGAGGTGGACGAGCTGGGGTACACGCTCTATTGCGCCCTCTCAGATCCTGAGGGGCTGCTGAgaactgctgctgcagaaccAGAACATCCCTGA